Proteins from a genomic interval of Fluviispira vulneris:
- a CDS encoding branched-chain amino acid aminotransferase, translated as MINKRNIENKKSEFKINKLLLPKHMRKTPPMPSDPIPFGAIDTDHMLICDYIPHKNGWQTPEIVPYKPFSLNPSAVVFHYGQTIFEGLKAYRSKDNDDEVFLFRPEKNAQRMRLSALRLGMEPFPEDLFVACVEELIRIERRWILPSPDSLYIRPTMIPLDEGVSYRASKAYRFYIILSPAKCYFANDTGISVYIERNLSRAAVGGSGEAKCGGNYAAALPPMVKAKQNGAEQVLWLDSSEHKYVEEAGAMNVMFIYGNKIVTPALSGSILQGVTRASILELAKDLGYEVEERKVEISEVIKDIKAKKLTEMFACGTAAVISPINALIEDGEKITINNGKIGEITIKLKENLLGIQTGSLKDPYGWRVPVI; from the coding sequence ATGATAAACAAAAGAAATATTGAGAATAAAAAGAGCGAATTTAAAATCAACAAGCTTTTACTGCCAAAACATATGCGCAAAACACCTCCTATGCCTTCCGATCCGATTCCTTTTGGAGCAATAGATACGGACCACATGCTTATCTGTGACTATATTCCCCATAAAAATGGCTGGCAAACACCTGAAATTGTTCCATATAAACCATTTTCTCTCAATCCAAGCGCCGTTGTCTTTCACTATGGACAAACAATCTTTGAAGGTTTGAAAGCCTACCGCTCAAAAGACAACGATGATGAAGTTTTTCTTTTCCGTCCTGAAAAAAACGCTCAACGGATGCGTCTCTCTGCCCTTCGTCTCGGTATGGAGCCATTTCCAGAAGATCTTTTTGTTGCATGTGTTGAAGAACTGATCCGCATAGAACGCAGATGGATTCTCCCTTCCCCAGATTCACTTTACATCCGACCCACTATGATCCCACTCGATGAAGGCGTTTCTTACAGAGCTTCAAAAGCCTACCGTTTTTATATTATTTTAAGCCCTGCAAAATGCTATTTCGCCAATGACACAGGTATTTCAGTTTATATTGAAAGAAACCTCTCCCGTGCCGCAGTCGGAGGCTCAGGCGAAGCAAAATGCGGAGGGAATTATGCTGCAGCTCTCCCTCCCATGGTTAAAGCCAAACAGAATGGCGCTGAACAGGTTTTATGGCTGGACTCAAGCGAGCACAAATATGTTGAAGAAGCGGGAGCCATGAATGTCATGTTTATCTATGGAAACAAAATTGTTACCCCTGCCCTAAGTGGGAGCATTTTACAAGGAGTCACGCGTGCATCTATTTTAGAGCTTGCTAAAGATTTAGGCTATGAAGTGGAAGAACGCAAAGTTGAAATTTCTGAAGTTATTAAAGATATAAAAGCTAAAAAATTAACAGAAATGTTTGCTTGTGGAACAGCGGCAGTGATCTCTCCCATCAATGCATTGATTGAAGATGGAGAAAAAATCACAATTAATAATGGAAAAATAGGAGAAATAACCATTAAATTAAAAGAAAATTTACTCGGGATTCAGACAGGTTCATTGAAAGACCCTTATGGATGGAGAGTTCCTGTGATTTAA
- a CDS encoding flagellin, whose translation MGIRITGNGTLENNIAKAQKEVDNSLERLSSGVRFTRNDPLPVERSQSDALMSKMKEINKYRQNVNEGLSFTETADAALSQLTNSTIHLKELVAQSLNPSLSDKERQFIFIEYQAHIEEMDRTAATTSYGGRNVLDHTDSVDVSGVGTSSNAKSFWSRVGAPVIADGKDLNKIGIEKLDEINARPKDLGLISAEHLANSRDGVSLDEVMDTFGSSAESIGSSFDEAQMKLSEYRSSFGAATSRLTSAKNSLDVAYENVAAANSRIRDVDYATESTNLARAKILVQAGTSLLAQSNNSQNVLTLIKGLDRNS comes from the coding sequence ATGGGGATTAGAATCACAGGCAATGGAACGCTTGAAAACAATATAGCAAAAGCACAAAAAGAAGTTGATAACAGTCTCGAAAGGTTATCAAGTGGTGTTCGCTTCACTCGCAATGATCCACTCCCCGTTGAAAGATCTCAATCTGACGCTCTTATGTCCAAAATGAAAGAAATAAATAAATATAGGCAAAATGTGAACGAAGGCTTGAGTTTTACGGAAACTGCGGATGCTGCGCTGAGCCAATTGACCAATTCGACGATTCATTTAAAAGAGCTCGTTGCTCAATCTCTAAATCCATCGCTTTCAGATAAAGAAAGACAGTTTATATTTATTGAATATCAGGCACATATCGAAGAAATGGATCGCACTGCAGCGACGACATCTTACGGTGGAAGAAATGTCTTAGACCACACGGATTCTGTTGATGTTTCAGGTGTGGGGACTTCTTCCAATGCAAAGTCTTTTTGGTCCAGAGTCGGCGCGCCTGTTATCGCCGATGGGAAAGATTTGAATAAAATCGGTATTGAGAAATTAGATGAAATAAATGCAAGACCTAAAGATCTAGGACTTATTTCTGCCGAGCACCTAGCAAATTCCCGTGATGGAGTGTCATTGGATGAAGTGATGGATACTTTTGGTTCCAGTGCTGAAAGTATTGGATCAAGTTTCGATGAAGCGCAGATGAAATTATCAGAATATCGCTCATCTTTTGGAGCAGCAACTTCAAGATTAACAAGTGCAAAGAATTCGTTGGATGTGGCATACGAAAACGTTGCTGCAGCAAACTCGCGTATTCGTGATGTGGATTATGCGACAGAATCAACAAACTTAGCGCGCGCAAAAATACTTGTACAAGCTGGGACAAGTCTTCTTGCGCAAAGTAACAATTCGCAAAATGTATTAACCTTAATTAAAGGTCTTGATCGCAATAGTTGA
- a CDS encoding methyl-accepting chemotaxis protein, translating to MENDTNSSSVRFSATDCMASMLNAQRQLMIAVRRLNELVAFSQSTDIEANRQFLLALQGQFRKISDNVSNVTENLGNLLEFRKAKDREIQRASFNLDSTRQAIGESIVTLNVTSDYIRESIVMSRHSLAETRKTADRSRAWGRLGSDLLHDFNTFQDQMEELTEVIKSWDELMNKTQSLQNEVFQHSQTTREAIQGVTMGMIGGRDRMNAVQEKISILANRVADIGSIIEVIDDISEQTNLLALNASIEAARAGDQGKGFAVVADDIRKLAERSSTATRDIYDRIEAIQEETSGAMSAIREGHAVIEAGVKKAATADELLKDLREKIGQLSRQAIGLDDQLGTAKNLSEGNKTRTREMFRSIRKISDTATFARDLVTQVETSLTGIVAAGTSSLAAIQLEIKKLVENINSLEQAQSVARQVHDWVHHVAVALGEAKSDSEVAASQCSSGLHQVELSFKHLDTDRSALESMQNVGKDISSCVDKVILASEYLKNMLSNGVSLQIGSPGQVLILKDDGKFSETDSSVTPLTKDESGTDENAKDAT from the coding sequence GTGGAAAATGATACCAACTCATCGAGTGTAAGATTTTCAGCGACAGATTGTATGGCATCCATGTTAAATGCACAAAGGCAATTGATGATTGCAGTGCGTCGATTAAATGAACTTGTGGCATTTTCGCAAAGCACAGATATTGAAGCAAATCGCCAATTTTTATTAGCTCTGCAAGGGCAGTTCCGAAAGATCAGCGACAACGTTTCTAACGTAACAGAAAATTTGGGTAACTTACTCGAATTTAGAAAAGCAAAAGATAGAGAAATTCAGCGTGCGTCATTTAACTTAGACAGCACGCGTCAAGCAATCGGTGAAAGTATTGTTACTTTAAATGTGACTTCTGATTATATCAGAGAGAGTATTGTCATGAGCAGGCACTCCCTTGCTGAAACACGAAAAACTGCAGATAGAAGCCGCGCGTGGGGGCGGTTGGGTTCGGATCTTTTGCATGATTTTAATACTTTTCAAGATCAAATGGAAGAACTCACCGAAGTCATAAAAAGCTGGGATGAATTGATGAATAAAACACAGTCATTGCAAAATGAAGTGTTCCAACATTCACAAACAACGCGAGAGGCCATTCAGGGTGTGACGATGGGAATGATCGGCGGGCGTGATCGCATGAATGCCGTGCAAGAAAAAATCTCCATACTTGCAAACCGTGTTGCGGACATTGGTAGCATTATTGAAGTCATCGACGATATTTCTGAACAAACGAATCTCCTTGCTTTGAATGCAAGTATTGAAGCCGCGCGTGCAGGAGATCAGGGCAAAGGCTTTGCTGTGGTTGCAGATGATATTAGAAAATTAGCGGAAAGATCTTCAACTGCTACAAGAGATATTTATGATAGAATTGAAGCAATTCAAGAAGAAACTTCTGGAGCAATGAGTGCGATCCGTGAGGGGCATGCAGTCATAGAAGCTGGGGTAAAAAAAGCTGCGACTGCTGATGAACTTTTAAAAGACTTAAGAGAAAAAATTGGGCAATTGTCTCGGCAAGCCATTGGGCTTGATGATCAATTAGGGACGGCAAAAAACCTCTCTGAAGGTAATAAAACCCGAACAAGAGAAATGTTTAGAAGTATTCGTAAAATTTCAGATACTGCGACCTTTGCACGAGATTTGGTGACGCAGGTCGAGACAAGTTTAACTGGAATCGTTGCTGCAGGAACGAGCAGTTTAGCGGCCATACAGCTTGAAATCAAAAAATTGGTAGAAAATATAAATAGTTTAGAGCAGGCACAGAGTGTAGCGCGGCAAGTGCATGATTGGGTCCACCATGTGGCAGTTGCGTTGGGTGAAGCTAAGTCAGACTCTGAAGTTGCTGCAAGCCAATGTTCAAGTGGTCTGCATCAAGTTGAGCTTTCCTTTAAACATCTTGACACTGACCGTTCTGCTTTAGAATCCATGCAAAATGTAGGCAAAGATATATCGAGTTGTGTTGATAAAGTGATTTTGGCCAGTGAATATTTAAAAAATATGCTGTCAAATGGTGTTTCCTTACAAATCGGCTCACCTGGGCAGGTTTTGATTCTTAAAGATGATGGTAAATTTTCCGAGACGGATAGCAGCGTAACTCCTTTAACAAAAGATGAAAGTGGAACTGATGAAAATGCAAAGGATGCAACTTGA
- a CDS encoding GspE/PulE/PilB domain-containing protein, which translates to MYDLLQIMQQDGYLSSVELLALRKTCKELGENPVRMLRSLNIASPEQIQDYLQRYFGVGALGKQALKMLDETYQSYVPVDIAIHYSCFGLGEDSNVLYVAMEDPSDRGIVNQLRFFLNKRIVGVSATVFQLAEGLSKIYKVHKSALNLTTILENTRGVIAGIRYEVPHKAEAISIDDDFVSSNLKDSDSHDDEPVVSKKSAKQANKEIENDEPEVEAQAKENSSGAEPSAEISVGAEGGDADKMPSVGFIDGSSGEVDNAALAENVSAQADSAESEAPQEIAEDAPTETEAPVEASAGEEAPIAEDAPQEIAEDAPMETEAPMEASTGEEAPIAEDAPQEIAEDAPMETEAPLEASAGEEAPIAEEAPQEIAEDAPQEIAEDAPMDTEAAMEAPIAEDATQEIAEDAPMETEAAMEAPIAEDAPQEIVEDAPMETEAPMEAKGAQELAEDEPVDLDSMEEPQELDLQAADDILADDVEMESDDRAPHEKTFAIPSESMTVQLSSLASSALVKLSLIDDKDQAVEMINSLLKPFNTSVTLFDSEKYLIEGEDFSLEGDLSSEIKAEGNSVAFAIEPILKRVLKMKDDL; encoded by the coding sequence ATGTATGATTTGCTTCAAATTATGCAGCAGGATGGATACCTGTCTTCTGTAGAGTTATTGGCTCTCAGGAAGACTTGCAAGGAATTGGGTGAAAATCCTGTCAGGATGTTGCGTTCTCTAAATATAGCTTCACCAGAGCAGATTCAAGATTATTTGCAAAGATATTTTGGAGTTGGAGCTTTAGGGAAGCAGGCTCTAAAAATGTTAGATGAAACCTACCAGTCTTATGTGCCAGTCGATATAGCTATTCATTACAGTTGTTTTGGTTTAGGTGAAGATTCAAATGTTTTATATGTGGCTATGGAAGATCCTTCTGATCGTGGCATTGTCAATCAATTGAGATTTTTTTTAAATAAAAGAATTGTTGGTGTTTCTGCAACTGTTTTTCAACTTGCAGAAGGATTGTCAAAAATATATAAAGTTCATAAATCGGCTTTAAATTTAACAACTATTTTAGAAAATACCCGTGGGGTTATCGCTGGGATACGCTATGAAGTTCCGCATAAAGCTGAAGCAATAAGCATTGATGATGATTTTGTAAGTTCAAATCTCAAAGACTCAGATTCACATGATGATGAACCAGTTGTTTCTAAAAAGAGTGCTAAGCAGGCAAATAAAGAAATTGAAAATGATGAACCGGAAGTTGAGGCGCAAGCAAAAGAAAACAGTTCTGGGGCAGAACCTTCAGCTGAAATATCGGTCGGAGCTGAAGGCGGTGATGCTGATAAAATGCCTTCTGTCGGATTTATTGATGGCAGCAGCGGTGAAGTTGATAATGCAGCATTGGCTGAAAATGTAAGTGCACAGGCAGACTCAGCTGAGAGTGAAGCACCACAGGAAATAGCAGAAGACGCTCCGACTGAAACTGAAGCGCCAGTGGAAGCAAGCGCAGGAGAGGAAGCTCCAATAGCAGAAGACGCTCCGCAAGAAATAGCGGAAGACGCACCGATGGAAACCGAAGCACCAATGGAAGCGAGCACAGGAGAGGAAGCTCCAATAGCAGAAGACGCTCCGCAAGAAATAGCTGAAGACGCGCCGATGGAAACCGAAGCACCATTGGAAGCGAGCGCAGGAGAGGAAGCTCCAATAGCTGAAGAAGCTCCGCAGGAAATAGCGGAAGACGCTCCGCAAGAGATAGCAGAAGACGCACCGATGGACACCGAAGCAGCAATGGAAGCTCCAATAGCGGAAGACGCAACGCAAGAGATAGCAGAAGACGCACCGATGGAAACCGAAGCAGCAATGGAAGCTCCAATAGCGGAAGACGCTCCGCAAGAGATAGTAGAAGACGCACCGATGGAAACCGAAGCACCAATGGAAGCAAAAGGTGCGCAAGAGTTAGCAGAAGATGAACCCGTAGACTTAGACTCAATGGAAGAACCGCAAGAACTCGATCTGCAGGCAGCTGATGATATTTTAGCAGATGATGTTGAAATGGAGAGTGATGATAGAGCACCACATGAAAAAACTTTTGCAATACCTTCAGAATCAATGACTGTGCAATTGTCATCGCTTGCAAGTTCTGCATTGGTTAAATTGTCTTTAATCGATGATAAAGATCAAGCAGTCGAAATGATAAATTCATTATTAAAGCCATTTAATACATCTGTTACCTTATTTGATTCAGAAAAATATTTGATAGAAGGTGAAGATTTTTCTTTGGAAGGTGATCTTTCATCGGAAATTAAAGCTGAAGGAAATTCCGTAGCTTTTGCTATAGAGCCTATTTTAAAACGTGTTTTAAAAATGAAAGATGATTTGTAA
- a CDS encoding TetR/AcrR family transcriptional regulator produces MSRSDLASERKTQIINATIECITRYGYSNFSMQDVARVADVSKGIIHYYFLNKEDLMMTVLDYVSVDIENLLLAGDLNTDPIAKLSNVIWMCSSIVQNKREYYRINMDFWTQIDQKEKVRQEIASHYSKFRAAIAGIIQQGINQDLFRKGDALQYATIIIALIDGISLQWLFDEGVFNYDEIIKNTEEAVMSFLKK; encoded by the coding sequence ATGAGCCGTTCCGACCTTGCTTCAGAAAGAAAAACTCAAATTATAAATGCGACAATCGAATGTATCACTCGTTATGGTTATAGTAATTTTTCTATGCAAGACGTTGCTCGTGTTGCAGATGTCTCAAAAGGTATTATTCATTATTATTTCTTAAACAAAGAAGATCTTATGATGACGGTCTTAGATTATGTAAGCGTCGATATTGAAAATCTTTTGCTTGCAGGAGATTTAAACACCGATCCCATTGCAAAGCTTTCCAATGTCATTTGGATGTGCTCAAGTATAGTTCAAAACAAGCGAGAATATTATCGAATTAATATGGATTTTTGGACACAAATCGATCAAAAAGAAAAAGTTCGCCAAGAAATTGCAAGTCATTATTCAAAATTCAGAGCCGCGATCGCCGGTATTATACAACAAGGGATAAATCAAGACCTTTTTCGAAAAGGAGATGCTTTACAATATGCAACAATCATTATTGCATTAATTGATGGAATCTCATTACAATGGCTTTTTGATGAAGGTGTATTTAACTACGATGAGATTATAAAAAACACAGAAGAAGCGGTTATGAGTTTTTTAAAAAAATAA
- a CDS encoding POTRA domain-containing protein gives MLINQCFRIKIIKIFLHLLALLSCFFLKFNNSYAQDLDPNKFGKEIRADQAVNLLIKSIEIEGNTQTGEDIILEQITLKENSKFSLKNLASTVQNLKNLQIFLKIDIKFYQLNKDVDDIYIKIEVDEKWTLLPYFLTGSGGGSSYLVVGLYDTNFLGRLYTFNFTYGCKNDNCSTFIFFRNPNVLGGPVNLVINGARQHDIYNTYDNKRKVLGSFSSKRNMLTSYADVKLRDNLFLGGGFIFYDYNIDTDGLNDTEINTNIKNNFKLPNSTSSLAAEARITLGSINYDGILSNGVNFVSILDSTANVYTNPDDNYTSLNNTVLLFSPHIPLGLFDIPLPRLSYFALRANFSMTSSDVLSQQYFLGGLDKIRGFYDNEFSGKFAWYGNFELRIPSYVGDYLTLQHALFTDIGNATNSFANLASSQTASSIGIGIRFLPMKINRVAIRLDYAYTLTPFHTFGFSFGLLQFF, from the coding sequence GTGCTCATAAATCAGTGCTTCAGAATTAAAATAATTAAAATTTTCCTACATCTTCTTGCACTACTTTCTTGTTTTTTTTTAAAATTTAATAATTCATATGCACAAGACCTAGATCCAAATAAATTTGGAAAAGAAATCCGAGCAGATCAAGCTGTTAATTTATTAATTAAAAGTATTGAGATAGAAGGCAACACCCAAACTGGTGAAGATATCATTTTAGAACAAATTACTTTAAAAGAAAATTCAAAATTTAGTCTCAAAAATTTAGCAAGCACAGTACAAAATTTAAAAAATCTACAAATTTTCTTAAAAATTGATATTAAATTTTATCAATTAAATAAAGATGTAGATGATATTTATATTAAAATCGAAGTAGACGAAAAGTGGACTCTGTTACCTTATTTTCTCACAGGTTCAGGTGGTGGAAGCTCATATCTCGTAGTTGGATTATATGATACCAATTTTTTAGGTAGACTTTATACTTTTAATTTTACTTACGGGTGTAAAAACGATAACTGTTCAACTTTTATTTTTTTCAGAAATCCAAATGTACTAGGTGGTCCTGTTAATCTTGTTATCAATGGCGCAAGACAACACGATATTTACAATACATATGATAATAAAAGAAAAGTTTTAGGATCCTTTTCCAGCAAAAGAAATATGTTAACTTCATATGCAGACGTAAAATTGAGAGACAATCTATTTTTAGGCGGAGGTTTTATTTTTTATGATTATAATATCGATACAGATGGGTTAAATGATACAGAAATTAATACCAATATAAAAAATAACTTTAAATTGCCAAATTCAACATCATCACTTGCAGCAGAAGCTCGTATCACTCTAGGCTCCATAAACTACGATGGAATATTAAGCAATGGTGTGAATTTCGTATCAATCTTAGATTCAACAGCAAATGTGTATACAAATCCTGACGACAATTATACCTCTTTAAATAACACTGTACTCCTATTTAGTCCGCATATTCCGCTAGGCCTATTTGATATCCCTTTGCCAAGGCTTTCTTATTTTGCCCTTAGAGCGAATTTCAGTATGACATCCAGCGACGTGTTATCGCAACAATATTTTTTGGGTGGACTCGATAAAATCAGAGGTTTTTACGACAACGAATTTTCAGGAAAATTTGCTTGGTATGGAAATTTTGAGCTGAGAATACCAAGTTACGTCGGAGACTACCTCACTCTCCAACATGCTCTTTTTACTGATATTGGCAATGCGACCAATTCATTTGCGAACCTTGCCTCTTCACAAACTGCATCCAGTATTGGCATAGGCATCCGTTTCCTCCCAATGAAGATCAATCGTGTGGCAATTCGTCTCGATTATGCGTACACTCTGACACCCTTTCATACTTTTGGCTTTAGCTTTGGTTTGTTACAATTTTTTTAA
- a CDS encoding flagellin N-terminal helical domain-containing protein — MGLRIQTNIQSLNSQRTLRISTQANDESIEKVSSGYRINKASDDAAGLAISEKLKADIRGLNMARRNASDGISLLQTAEGGMNEIGNMLTRLRELAVQGASDTVGNKERSFIHKEFNALKDEVDRITNSTEFNGTMLLTGTAEGLPEALTGKSNPPPLEVQVGKNWFKETDGQDADGEFGRNPVDIIRLNFQNINTSTLGLELGRASDESMESTGVFLEGGEHNDSKMRAQLSINKLDSAISKVAEFRAEMGAYQNRLGSTIANLSVQTENYAAANSRIRDTDFAEETAKLAQSNILKQGGVAVLAQANQSPGAALRLLG, encoded by the coding sequence ATGGGTTTGCGCATACAAACCAATATTCAGTCTCTCAATTCTCAGCGAACCTTGAGAATTTCGACACAGGCGAATGATGAGTCCATCGAAAAGGTGAGCTCAGGATATCGCATCAATAAAGCGTCAGATGACGCTGCCGGTCTCGCAATCAGTGAAAAATTGAAAGCAGACATACGTGGTCTTAATATGGCGAGACGTAACGCCAGCGACGGTATTTCCCTTCTTCAAACTGCCGAAGGTGGTATGAATGAAATTGGAAATATGTTGACTCGTTTGCGCGAACTTGCTGTGCAAGGTGCTTCTGATACAGTTGGTAATAAAGAACGTAGCTTTATTCACAAAGAATTCAATGCACTGAAAGATGAAGTCGATCGTATTACGAATTCTACAGAATTCAACGGTACTATGCTTTTAACAGGTACTGCGGAAGGTCTACCAGAAGCATTAACTGGCAAATCAAACCCACCACCACTGGAAGTTCAAGTTGGTAAAAACTGGTTTAAGGAAACTGACGGTCAAGATGCTGATGGTGAATTTGGTCGTAATCCAGTTGATATTATTCGTCTTAATTTTCAAAACATCAACACAAGCACTTTGGGTCTTGAACTTGGCCGTGCGAGTGATGAGAGTATGGAATCGACGGGTGTGTTTTTGGAAGGTGGAGAACACAACGATTCTAAAATGCGTGCTCAACTTTCTATCAATAAACTCGACAGTGCAATTTCAAAAGTTGCTGAATTCCGTGCGGAAATGGGTGCGTATCAAAACCGTTTAGGATCAACCATTGCGAACTTATCAGTACAAACGGAAAACTATGCAGCTGCGAATAGCCGTATCCGTGATACTGACTTTGCAGAAGAAACCGCTAAATTGGCGCAGTCAAATATTCTGAAACAAGGTGGTGTTGCGGTGCTTGCACAAGCAAACCAAAGCCCTGGTGCAGCACTTCGTTTATTAGGTTAA
- the thyX gene encoding FAD-dependent thymidylate synthase, translated as MINQLKGTTIKVDDGQVTLTDYMGSDLSVVNAARVSFGKHKSEMDDKDVKLINYLGAHKHMSPFRHVIFTFTLEGVSEVVCRQLYKHQVGCAYTSGEFKEAATTWNEISGRYVKLEPEFHVPTNFRKQSKNNKQASVEGENVDSEDAVRAIYLDAMEHSFAAYKKLLDLGVCGEQARMVMPLSFKNSLIWTASLEATINFIKLRDHEGAQLEIRNLARAVKKLIEPICPHSIEALLKSSK; from the coding sequence GTGATAAATCAATTAAAAGGCACAACAATTAAAGTAGACGATGGACAAGTCACACTGACAGATTATATGGGAAGTGATTTGTCTGTTGTGAATGCTGCGCGTGTCAGTTTCGGAAAACACAAATCAGAAATGGATGATAAAGATGTAAAACTCATCAATTATTTAGGTGCTCATAAACACATGAGCCCCTTCCGCCATGTCATTTTTACATTCACGCTCGAGGGTGTATCAGAAGTTGTCTGTCGTCAGCTTTATAAACATCAAGTGGGCTGCGCTTACACAAGTGGTGAGTTTAAAGAAGCTGCAACAACTTGGAATGAGATTTCAGGTCGTTATGTAAAACTTGAACCAGAGTTCCACGTACCTACAAATTTCAGAAAACAGAGCAAAAACAATAAACAGGCTTCCGTTGAAGGTGAAAATGTAGATTCTGAAGATGCTGTGCGCGCTATTTACCTCGATGCTATGGAACATAGTTTTGCTGCTTATAAGAAATTGCTCGACCTCGGTGTTTGTGGCGAACAAGCACGCATGGTTATGCCTCTCAGTTTCAAAAACTCACTTATTTGGACAGCTTCTCTCGAAGCAACGATCAATTTTATTAAATTGCGTGACCATGAAGGTGCTCAACTTGAAATTCGCAATCTAGCTCGTGCCGTTAAGAAATTAATCGAACCAATTTGCCCTCACTCCATTGAAGCTCTTCTTAAATCCAGCAAATAA